The following proteins come from a genomic window of Symbiobacterium terraclitae:
- a CDS encoding serine hydrolase: MTRLRGLAVVCAVLTVLTLSAPGTAGAAEPVPAAPRPAAEQPLARRIGQAVRQAMAGFSGEYSVALEDLSTGQRWLYNADRLYHPASTLKVAVALYALEQYRTGTIGWQDLVEYTEDDFEDPAGLFAEAEFGASYPVGDLVDQSLKHSSNIAVNMLGRRLGWGNIERWTASIGGPLTHENRLPRASALSVLQWWHHLDRLAHEDPAYAELLLEPLRDATYRGRITAGLPAGVPHLHKYGSYDGNYHDSGIVYADTPYALVVLTEGAPVSEADRAIARLSTAVYQAMTGRLWIEPVRAPIIECLLHQFGMAAY, encoded by the coding sequence GTGACCAGGTTGCGTGGGCTGGCCGTCGTATGCGCAGTGCTGACCGTGCTGACACTCAGCGCTCCCGGGACCGCCGGGGCCGCTGAGCCCGTCCCGGCCGCGCCGCGCCCGGCGGCAGAGCAGCCGCTGGCACGCCGGATCGGGCAGGCCGTCCGTCAGGCGATGGCGGGCTTTTCCGGCGAGTACAGCGTCGCGCTGGAGGACCTCTCCACGGGGCAGCGGTGGCTGTACAACGCAGACAGGCTCTACCACCCGGCCAGCACGCTGAAGGTGGCGGTCGCGCTCTACGCCCTGGAGCAGTACCGCACGGGGACGATCGGCTGGCAGGACCTCGTCGAGTACACCGAGGACGACTTCGAGGACCCCGCGGGCCTCTTCGCAGAGGCGGAGTTCGGGGCGTCCTACCCCGTCGGAGACCTGGTGGACCAGTCCCTCAAGCACAGCAGCAACATCGCCGTCAACATGCTGGGCCGCCGCCTCGGGTGGGGCAACATCGAGCGCTGGACCGCCAGCATCGGCGGCCCCCTGACCCATGAGAACCGCCTGCCGCGCGCCAGCGCCCTGTCCGTGCTGCAGTGGTGGCACCACCTCGACCGGCTGGCGCACGAGGACCCGGCGTACGCCGAGCTGCTCCTCGAACCCCTGCGGGATGCAACCTACCGGGGGCGGATCACCGCAGGCCTGCCGGCGGGCGTGCCCCACCTGCACAAGTACGGGTCCTACGACGGCAACTACCACGACAGCGGCATCGTCTACGCGGACACGCCCTACGCCCTGGTCGTGCTCACCGAAGGGGCGCCGGTGAGCGAGGCGGACAGGGCGATCGCCCGCCTCTCCACGGCGGTCTACCAGGCCATGACCGGGCGCCTCTGGATCGAGCCGGTCAGGGCCCCAATCATCGAGTGCCTCCTGCATCAGTTCGGGATGGCCGCGTACTGA
- a CDS encoding CPBP family intramembrane glutamic endopeptidase gives MRPVQDVTNTGRAGGVRGASGAAVRALAIGTGLVIWLFVAMFPVAYATAAVPSPLRLRLVTAAMAPIWLAAGAWIRRRYGAAFQGPLVAGSAVLALLLLGLRLLGDALGVPYNEVAFGWPGLLLALTMPPLGGALGARLPAPREMRLATEGKMALAAAVLWAGLEFGLRRQLALVFFQLTGSPPGGGVLAMLVSFPLLALAVTGLGATLGIGRGRWELRWDRSALLAGLAGGAVVLALISAASWVDRHLFGQAATSLVADSGSAALPLWVAALFLVTNGLVVPVAEELAWRGVIQTGFGQALGPLRGLLVTAVLFALKHVIVDWSAARLTTLLALSLVLGVVRWRRGTGASTVTHVVMNTVASAPILIASLGE, from the coding sequence ATGAGACCCGTGCAGGACGTAACGAACACCGGCAGGGCGGGCGGCGTGAGGGGCGCGTCGGGTGCGGCCGTCCGGGCCCTCGCCATCGGCACAGGCCTGGTCATCTGGCTGTTTGTCGCCATGTTCCCTGTGGCGTACGCCACCGCGGCGGTCCCCAGCCCCCTTCGGCTCAGGCTGGTCACCGCCGCCATGGCCCCCATCTGGCTTGCGGCCGGCGCCTGGATCCGCCGGCGCTACGGCGCGGCATTCCAGGGCCCGCTGGTGGCGGGATCCGCCGTCCTGGCGCTGCTGCTGCTCGGCCTCCGGCTTCTCGGGGACGCCCTGGGCGTTCCGTACAACGAAGTCGCGTTCGGCTGGCCGGGCCTGCTGCTGGCCCTGACGATGCCGCCCCTGGGCGGGGCGCTGGGCGCCCGTCTCCCGGCCCCGCGGGAGATGCGGCTGGCTACAGAGGGAAAGATGGCGCTCGCCGCCGCCGTGCTGTGGGCGGGCCTTGAGTTCGGGCTGAGGCGCCAGCTGGCCCTCGTGTTCTTCCAGCTCACCGGCAGCCCTCCGGGTGGGGGGGTGCTGGCGATGCTGGTCAGCTTCCCGCTGCTCGCCCTGGCGGTCACCGGCCTGGGGGCCACGCTTGGCATCGGGCGCGGGCGCTGGGAGTTGCGGTGGGACCGGTCCGCCCTGTTGGCCGGCCTCGCAGGCGGTGCGGTGGTGCTGGCCCTGATCTCGGCCGCCAGCTGGGTCGACCGGCACCTCTTCGGCCAGGCGGCGACCTCTCTCGTCGCCGACTCTGGCAGCGCCGCCCTCCCGCTCTGGGTGGCTGCGCTCTTCCTGGTGACTAACGGGCTGGTGGTGCCGGTCGCCGAGGAACTGGCCTGGCGCGGGGTCATCCAGACCGGCTTCGGGCAGGCGCTGGGCCCCCTGCGCGGCCTGCTGGTCACTGCGGTGCTGTTCGCCCTGAAGCACGTGATCGTAGACTGGTCGGCCGCGCGGCTGACCACGCTGCTGGCGCTCAGCCTGGTCCTCGGCGTCGTCCGCTGGCGCCGGGGAACCGGGGCCAGCACCGTAACCCACGTGGTGATGAACACGGTAGCCTCGGCCCCGATCCTGATCGCCTCGCTGGGGGAATGA